The genomic region CGGTTTGAAGGTTCCAAATTTGAACGGTATTGTCCCCACTCCCACTGGCGAGAATCTTGCCGTCGGGGCTGTAGGCGAGGGAAAGCACTTCGTGAGCATGAGCGCTCAAGGTTCGCAAGCGCGCCCCGGTGGGAACGTGCCAGATGCGAATGTTGCGATCTTTGCTGCCACTGGCGAGGGTTTTGCCGTCGGGAGAGAAGCTCAAGGCGTTGACGCCGGAACCGACTTGAATGGTGAGGATGCGGGCGCCACTATACAGATCCCAAATGCGAATGGTGTTGTCTTCGGAGCCACTGGCGAGCAATCTGCCGTCGGGACTGATGGCGAGGGCTTGAACGGCGCCGGAGTGAGCGGGGGCGATCGTCAGAATGCGACTGCCGCGCTCGAAATCCCACAGGCGAATCGAGCGATCGGAACTGCCACTGGCTAAAATATTGCCGTCCGGGGTGAGGGCGAGGGCGTTGATCCACAGTTTGTGGGCGGCGATCGTATGCAGTAGGGTTCCGGTCCGCAGATTCCAGATCCGAATGGTGCCGTAACTGCCACTGGCGAAGGTGGCGCCTTCGGGAAAGTCCGCCGCGCCTTTGAGGGGACTCATGGCGATCGTCTGCACCTGACCGACCCCGCGCAGGGTTTTCTTTAAATAAAAACTGCTGGGCAAACTGAGAATCAAGCGGATCGGATTGGCGGGTAAAAAACCGTAGCGCCAGTAACCGTAAACTTGCGACAGACCCAAGATCAAACACAGCAGGGCAATACTCAATTGCCAACGACTTTTTGCCGCACTCGCGGAGCGCGCGGTGCGATACCTGTTGTCTTTGGGCAACAATAAACGGGGGGATTTGCCCCCGGAGGAATTCGACCCGCGCGAATTCAAGCTGGAGTTGGAGGAGAAGGCGGTGCGCCCGCCAAACATGGTTTTCTGATTGAATTTCCCCGTATCCTCCTCTCCGGGTAGGGTCAGGTCGATCTCGGCGAGACATTGAACGATCGCCTGTGAATTTTGCGGTCGTTTGCCCGGAAACGGCGCCATCAAGTAATCGATCACGTCGGCGAATTCTTTGGCAATTTGGGGGGCGCTGTTACGCCAGACTAATTTCCCCGTGCGCGGGTGTTCGGAAAAGGCGGTCGGCGGTTTACCCGTGAGCAAAAAAACAAAGGTGCGCCCGAGGGCGTAAAAATCGGATTGGGGAACTGCTTTCCCGTTGGCTTGTTCGGGGGGCGTGTATCCCGGCGAGACAATCCCGGTGATGTTTTGTCCCTGTCCGACTTTCGCAAAATAGGTGGCCGTCACTTCCCGGGCCGCGCCAAAATCGATCAACACCAGTTGTCCGTTGGGTTTGACCATGATGTTGAGCGGTTTGATGTCGCGGTGAAAAAACTGCTCTTTATGGACTTGTTCGAGAATTTCCGCCAGTTGGATCATCCATTCGATCGCCTGTTTTTGGGACACCGGGCGATTCCCGCGCTGCTTCATCCAATCGCGCAGGTTGACGCCGTGGATTTTTTCCATGACCAAGCAGTGCATGGGTTCGCTAGCTTCCGGTGGCGTGAAGGTAAAGTAGGCGTCGGGTTCTACGGCGGGAATTCCGGGATGTTTGACCCGTTTGAGAACGTCGGCTTCTTGAATGAATAACTCGACGGCTTTCTCATTATTTTGCAGTAAAACTTTAATAACTTTTGACGCGCCGCGATCGTCGGCTTCAAAGGTTTTGCCGAACCCTCCTCCCCCGAGGGGACGAATGAGGCGATACCGTCCTTGTAATACCAAGTCACAGCCACAGTGACGACAACTGAGTAGGTTCCCGTTGGCAGGGTCACCGGGATTGGGGCACTTTGGATTAATGCAATAACTCACGGAAGCTACACTACCCAGATTCTGACTGCACTCTCAACAACACTATAACTTGGAGCGATCGACCCCCCCCTGTAGGGTCATGCCAAGCGCTAAGCCTGTAGGTGCGACTTTTCCATGCTCGATTTCAAGTCAACTTCACTGGCCAACAGGCGGCTTTGACTGGAGTGCTTTACTCGTCAGAAGCTTGGCAAGACTTAGTAATCTTTTAGAGTTCGCTCCATCGATACTCGGACGTTAAAGTGGATCGGTATTTTTCCTCGTAAATTTACGGAGATGCTCGTATCGATCGCCCAGTTTTTAATAATAATTATAACGATTGTAACCTACCCTATTCAGCCTCCGAAAACCCGCGATCGCTTCTCGATCTTTCTCGGTTTTCGCGCGATCGCCCCGTTCCCCCTACGGTCGTCGCACCGGACAGGCGATCGGCATCTCCCTCTTTTGCGGACTGACGCGCGATCGCTGGCAAACCCCCCAAAACCAACCCTTCCCCGGCTGGCTGCCAGCGATCGCGCCACCGACGCTTTTTAACCTCGATCGCCTCGACTGCGGCGATCGAGCGCTTCGCTTTTGAGGAAGCGATTACCTTCAAAGGTGTTTACAGCATTTCTCAATCTGCTGAGGTATGGCAGAATCTCTTAATTTCGGGATTGGGTTGAGTTTGATGTACCTCACTGGCTTAAAAAACGCTATAGATCGCCCTAAATCCCCCGTAAAAAGGGGGACTTTCCTTGTTCCCCCCGCAATCCCCCC from Oxynema aestuarii AP17 harbors:
- a CDS encoding serine/threonine-protein kinase; this encodes MSYCINPKCPNPGDPANGNLLSCRHCGCDLVLQGRYRLIRPLGGGGFGKTFEADDRGASKVIKVLLQNNEKAVELFIQEADVLKRVKHPGIPAVEPDAYFTFTPPEASEPMHCLVMEKIHGVNLRDWMKQRGNRPVSQKQAIEWMIQLAEILEQVHKEQFFHRDIKPLNIMVKPNGQLVLIDFGAAREVTATYFAKVGQGQNITGIVSPGYTPPEQANGKAVPQSDFYALGRTFVFLLTGKPPTAFSEHPRTGKLVWRNSAPQIAKEFADVIDYLMAPFPGKRPQNSQAIVQCLAEIDLTLPGEEDTGKFNQKTMFGGRTAFSSNSSLNSRGSNSSGGKSPRLLLPKDNRYRTARSASAAKSRWQLSIALLCLILGLSQVYGYWRYGFLPANPIRLILSLPSSFYLKKTLRGVGQVQTIAMSPLKGAADFPEGATFASGSYGTIRIWNLRTGTLLHTIAAHKLWINALALTPDGNILASGSSDRSIRLWDFERGSRILTIAPAHSGAVQALAISPDGRLLASGSEDNTIRIWDLYSGARILTIQVGSGVNALSFSPDGKTLASGSKDRNIRIWHVPTGARLRTLSAHAHEVLSLAYSPDGKILASGSGDNTVQIWNLQTGERKYQLNAHASWVRSVAIAPDGQALATSGDAIKIWNLNTGELTATLRGHGKYVSAIAVSADGKTLVSGSPDETIKVWQMPEIDDSDG